In the Salvelinus fontinalis isolate EN_2023a chromosome 34, ASM2944872v1, whole genome shotgun sequence genome, one interval contains:
- the LOC129833362 gene encoding nuclear factor interleukin-3-regulated protein-like produces the protein MECLNLQLQSASSENNLDSLETYSNYEESLPSPQGTPSRQGRLVKPSMSCRRKREFISDEKKDAFYWEKRRKNNEAAKRSREKRRLNDMVLENRVMVLNDENCRLKTELLQLKLRFGLITTASYMEKSQQLTSGGNNGGNGRSSTSIYYSSGYSSSSQVMMNSDSSETEQSGSGGGHSQLVTSSPHGSLSDMSDGSSRDSPEPAVYGIKQEDSNLEMDIGSSMFNVHHSLSSTHHQEEMESVYHSQQHHSYHHQESITSQTSQVPPPTQQRSVILYRSSSASYPGESQRQQDIDQQTAQQQSAQASQARESHTESSERLAEVTKQMERKTLDSPPYHYSDCHSEAGERQVYRALQQEQKIQTGLAPDILQKQEAVTSHLYHNHASHCYLSAQDEEPPILTYEGGARSEGYYQEHSTSGKDTSSSDNDPRSSDKEASTDDESPSSSFSDAGSYLQHLSVSHQPGSPLPSPQGSSQCQSGDTQAEVKGTALPHKLRLKHRAMSSQQDSPTTTPPSSILPQHPYLALTQQQSGKERESESQPPTGFYKQPSTAESRKESGKKESSSGRRNNKRD, from the coding sequence ATGGAATGCCTGAATTTACAACTCCAATCAGCAAGCTCAGAAAATAACCTGGACAGCCTAGAGACATACTCTAACTACGAAGAGTCTCTCCCATCACCTCAAGGAACCCCCTCTCGCCAGGGGCGTCTCGTCAAGCCCAGCATGAGTTGCAGACGCAAGCGTGAGTTCATCTCTGATGAAAAGAAGGATGCATTCTACTGGGAGAAGCGCCGTAAGAACAACGAGGCGGCCAAACGCTCCAGGGAGAAGCGACGACTGAATGACATGGTGTTGGAAAACCGCGTCATGGTGCTGAATGACGAGAACTGCCGCCTGAAGACGGAGCTGCTGCAGCTGAAGCTGCGCTTTGGCCTTATCACCACTGCCTCCTACATGGAGAAGAGCCAGCAGCTCACTAGTGGAGGCAACAATGGAGGCAATGGGAGATCCTCCACATCCATTTACTACTCCAGCGGCTACTCCAGCAGCTCCCAGGTGATGATGAACTCTGACTCCTCGGAGACTGAGCAGTCAGGCAGCGGGGGGGGGCATAGTCAACTGGTGACGTCCTCCCCCCATGGGTCCCTTTCAGACATGTCAGATGGGTCCTCCCGGGACAGCCCAGAGCCTGCGGTCTACGGGATCAAGCAGGAGGATAGCAACCTGGAGATGGACATTGGAAGCAGCATGTTCAACGTCCACCATAGCCTGTCCTCCACACATCACCAGGAGGAGATGGAGTCGGTCTACCACAGCCAACAGCACCACTCCTACCACCACCAGGAGAGCATCACAAGCCAGACCAGTCAGGTCCCTCCACCCACCCAACAGAGGAGTGTCATACTCTATCGCTCCAGTAGTGCCTCCTACCCTGGGGAGAGCCAAAGGCAGCAGGACATAGATCAACAGACAGCCCAACAGCAGAGTGCTCAGGCCAGCCAGGCTCGAGAGAGCCACACGGAAAGCTCAGAGAGACTGGCAGAGGTGACCAAGCAGATGGAGAGGAAGACACTAGACTCCCCTCCGTACCACTACTCAGACTGCCACAGCgaggcaggagagaggcaggTGTACAGAGCTCTGCAACAGGAGCAAAAGATCCAGACGGGCCTCGCTCCAGACATCCTCCAAAAACAGGAAGCTGTCACGTCCCACCTGTACCACAACCATGCTAGTCACTGCTATCTTAGCGCCCAGGACGAGGAGCCCCCCATACTGACCTATGAGGGCGGGGCCAGGAGTGAGGGGTACTACCAAGAACACTCAACCTCAGGCAAAGACACCTCCTCTAGTGACAATGACCCCCGCAGCTCTGACAAGGAGGCCTCCACGGACGACGAGTCCCcgtcctcctccttctctgacgCCGGGAGTTACCTCCAGCACTTGTCTGTCTCACACCAGCCAGGGTCCCCTCTGCCCTCCCCGCAGGGCTCCTCCCAATGCCAAAGCGGGGACACCCAGGCAGAGGTTAAGGGCACTGCCCTGCCTCACAAACTGCGTCTCAAACACAGAGCCATGAGCTCCCAGCAGGACTCTCCCACCACCACTCCTCCTTCCTCTATCCTGCCCCAGCACCCTTACCTGGCCCTCACGCAACAGCAGAGCggcaaagagagggagagtgagagccAGCCCCCCACAGGGTTCTATAAGCAGCCGTCCACAGCTGAGTCTAGGAAGGAGAGTGGGAAAAAGGAGTCGTCAAGCGGACGCCGTAACAACAAACGAGACTAA